A single window of Deltaproteobacteria bacterium GWC2_65_14 DNA harbors:
- a CDS encoding pantothenate kinase, with translation MLLVIDVGNTHTVLGVYQGERLLHHWRVWTDREKTSDEYGILVRNLYDGSHFSSEEIAAIVLSSVVPPLTPTIIELCVRYFGIQPLVVGPGIKTGISIQMDNPKEVGADRIVNAVAAFARYNKACIVLDFGTATTFDYVSSKGDYMGGIIAPGAGISAEALFRQASKLPRVEIAKPPSVIGKNTVTAMQSGLFYGYLGLVEGIIDRMKRELGSDPVVVATGGLAGILAKESSKIHEIDENLTLEGLRIIYERNRASGP, from the coding sequence ATGCTGCTTGTCATAGACGTGGGGAACACCCACACGGTGCTCGGGGTGTACCAGGGGGAGCGGCTGCTTCACCACTGGAGGGTGTGGACCGACCGGGAGAAGACGAGCGACGAATACGGGATCCTCGTCCGGAACCTCTACGACGGAAGCCACTTCTCCTCGGAGGAGATCGCGGCGATCGTCCTCTCCTCCGTGGTGCCTCCGCTGACCCCGACGATCATCGAACTCTGCGTCCGCTACTTCGGGATCCAGCCGCTGGTCGTCGGGCCCGGGATCAAGACCGGCATCTCGATCCAGATGGACAACCCCAAGGAGGTCGGCGCCGACCGGATCGTGAACGCCGTCGCCGCCTTTGCCCGGTACAACAAGGCCTGCATCGTCCTGGACTTCGGCACCGCGACGACCTTCGACTACGTCTCCTCGAAGGGGGACTACATGGGGGGGATCATCGCCCCGGGAGCCGGGATCTCCGCGGAGGCCCTCTTCCGTCAGGCGTCGAAGCTCCCGCGGGTCGAGATCGCGAAGCCGCCGTCGGTGATCGGGAAGAACACCGTTACGGCGATGCAGTCGGGGCTGTTCTACGGATACCTGGGACTCGTGGAGGGGATCATCGACCGGATGAAGCGGGAGCTTGGCTCCGATCCGGTCGTCGTCGCCACCGGGGGGCTGGCCGGGATCCTCGCGAAGGAGTCCTCGAAAATCCACGAGATCGACGAGAATTTGACTCTCGAGGGGCTGCGTATAATATACGAGAGAAACCGGGCCTCCGGACCGTAG